GAGCTGCTGAGGAAGGCAAGTAATTATACTGCTAATAATGATTTCAGTAACTGATGGAATTCGAGGACACCCATTTCAGGAATTTAAGCTTTTGGTGCTCCGCTTCAATGAATTCCTCGGCTTCCTCATTTACGCCTTCATCGTAAACTTTGTTATTGCCATCTCTGGTGTACCCTCTGCCATAGGGACCATAAGCAGACCAGGCATCTTTTTCACCGCGGGATCCATTACCAGAGCTGGTGCGCTCCGACTCAGGGGCTCTCCAGGAATCCATGGTTCCCAACTTTTCACTTTCAGACCTGACTGCCTCAAGTCCATGGGAGGTCAGCTGAACACTAGCATACGGAGGAGCATCTGGAAGCTTATGAACTTGGCTGGCAACAGTGGGATTGGGATCGCGTTGATCGCGACCCTTGGCAGACCACCATGGACAGCTTGTTCCCTTCATTTGTTAGCGCGTCTTGATGTCTAGGCACTTCAATAACCAAGAATTAGAGCTTTCAGTAGATGCATAATAAGGGTTGCGGATGCATTGATTTTATATAGCAAAGTGCTGGAAATTAAGATAAGGTAGAATCTGATGCCCTTTTGGTTTGCCACGCATTTTAGCACCCCCGTTAGGCATATTTCACGATCTAGTTACAAGTAAATATGCAAGAATATTAATGAAGCTGCTCAGGGAGAAAGGGGTACGTCATAGGTGCCTCTGATGAATCTTCTAAAGCATAAGTTGAAACTTTTGACACTCGAATTCTAGAAGTGGATACAAGTCTGCCACATGcaacttgaaatatcaagacaAAAAAGAATATAACATCGATCGCGTGATGACAACCCAAAGAGGCCGGGGGAAGCACCGGCCGTTGAAAGTGCGCGCTATCGAAGTTTGACACAAACTCCTGCTGGAAGGCTGAGGAAGCAAAGGGGTTTCCGTTGATCAGTAGATCTTCTGCATTAAGATTTGGCCAAGATTTTTAAAGGGAGAATATAACAAATCTGCTAATAAGTAAAGTTTAAATTTGAGGGATAAAATCAAAGAAACCAGAATATGGAGGACCAAATTATTCTCGGTAAAACACGAGGGGCAACATTGAGACCACGATCAAACGTAAGGGCAGAAAACTGAAATTCGCCATAAactgattttttctttttaacggCTTGGCacaaaacttttaaaattaACATCAACGAAAAATAGAAATTATGAACCTATTTTCCCACTTTCTCATAATCATAATTCCAAGCAATTTAATGTATCCATTACAATTATTCCGTGTTTCCAATTCCATACAAACACGATTCTAGATTACCCAAGCAACACGTTTCCAATTCCACCCTTACTTTCTTTCATTGTTGAACATGTTCATGTAATTTTAGCTCCTTCACTCTGTGGCTATTCTTGGGATGCAGCATCATTCCATAAAaatataagggcaaaatacACTTTACCCCTCCGTGATTTTAGCGCTTTTtcatataattttaaaagttatCCATAACTCTCTCAtgttttggattaaatgttaAAATGATAGAATTTGCATTCTATAATGGAGtcaactaaaatgtcaaaagtaTTCCtatataaagttaaaaattatttattaaacaCGAGggattatgtatatattttgaaattataaggAGGGggattatatggtaaaacataaaatcatATGAGGTTAGAATGTCAtacatattatatttatatattttgattacttcaactattttaatttttaaacaaaagtaattttgacattttcatgagttccattaaaaatgatcatttccatcactttgatactttaatccaaactacGAGTGAAGTTATATATAGGTTTTGAAACTATACGAGATTATGTGAAAAATCGCTAAATTACAGGGGATAAAGTgtattttgcccttaaaaaaacCCCAGCCCCCGACAAAAAAGAGAAAGggtttttttcccccttctttTGCTTGTCATTGACATTCTCTTTTCCTTCGAATTTGGCGAAAGCTTGAATTTTGAGTCGTAAATGTCGACTGACATATATGATATCCCTTTTACTTAGGCTGAATTTAGTAGTTTTATTTGTATGTCAATACATATTGAGCAAATGGATACATTTTGTAGCAGATAGATAGATGATCCGAGGTGTTATTTCAAAGGCTCCTTCAGATTGAACAAAGCCCGTATAATATGCATATCCAGGGATGATACAGTTAAGGACGATTCCCCTAATTTAGTCGTCCAGAGACTTGGCAATCCACTGAGCAGCATTGGAGGGCCAGTTTTGTTGGTTCAGGTGCTGACAAGATGTTGGGTGACGAACACGACCCTCAGCATAGTAGCTGGAGCTCACTGTTTCATAAGTGTTGCTAGGTCCATTTGGATACCCTGCAGGATAACCATGATTGTCATGATGATCGTAGCCGTGGAGTTTGCCATACAAGCCATCAGTCATGTGATGCTTGCCCGTTGAGTGCTTATCATAGCCATGGCTGTTGTAGTCATTGTACTTGTGGTGATTCCCATACCCATCACCATTAATGCTGTGCTGCTGCCCATAGCCCTGATAGCCAACCTCATGGTGATGAGGCGTGGCGATATTGGGATAAGGCTTCACCTGCTGCATGCTTGAACCACTGTTGTAATAGGCATTCTCGGAGCAGTAATCCTGTTGCTGTGCATAGCCATGCTTCGAGTAATAATCGTCCTGGTGCTGATAACCGTTCTTGTAGTGCTCATCTCCATATGTGTATGCATAACCGACTTGGGGATATGGTTGAGATTGGAGCAccatttttaattttgagtGCCTGTGGCGTGTGCTGCTGCTATTTATGGGTTAAAATCCCAGATTCTAATTAGATAAGAAAGGCATCCAATTCTATTTGGCAAGTGTACGTGTGTTGCTGTCCAGCACCTTTGACGGTGATTTCGCAATAATACGATTGTGCGCGTTTAAAGATGTTCGACGTCTTTATTCCCAACTTCTGTGGACGAATTGAATTTGCTTTTGTCCCGTCCCCGTGAAAATTTgcctttaatttttttaaattatttgcTTAACCTTTAGTCATttcagaaagaaaaaagaaaagaaaagaatataaTCTCGGAAAACTTTATTAAATCTGGCATATAGTTTCACAATCCTTATTGTCCAAGTTGAAAAGGAATTTAACTATTGCGATTGGTCTACTGGTTAGGTTTTTTTCCGCTGTCAAGGTTCAAATCCTGCgctgttttaatttttttctatgATCCTGCCGCACTCGGGCTCCTTTTCACGGTCTCCCTGAAGATGAAGCTATGAGTGATATTGATGTTACTTTGTGGTATTGTATAATCCACACCACAATGAGCTACGTAAGTAAAGTATTCTATAATCGTTGACATCACAGAAATCTTTCAGATGTAGAGCACAATTGCCTGGATTGCGGGTAcgtaaaagaagaaaagtttggCTAATGTATGTTTACCTCTCATTTTGAGGCACTAATTGGATGATAGAATACACAACCCCTAAAAACCTTGCCAAGTTTGCCTTGGCTCGACTTACCTTGTCCTTTTGTGTATTTGTATTTCTGTACATTTCATTGCTTCTTCGCCTTTCATTCTCCATATATATTCAGTTTCTAATTTCAGACAATTAATGTCCAAATATGAAGATCAAACTGATATTCAAGCCTAATACACCATAGTGCTTACGCTGGATTAAGTAGTTTTATTTGTGTGTTAAGTTGATACATATGCGGCAAACTGATACACATTGTAGTAGGTACTAGGTACTAGGTAGATAGATGATACCCCCGGCATTATTTAAAAAGGTTGCTTCAGATAGAGCAAAGCCTTTATAAAATGAACATCCAGGGAAGCTATGCTGGACTGTGCACAAGCTCTCAAATTAGCACTCAGTAAAGCACTGGAGCAGCAGCATTGGCAACAAGTGAAGCTGGAAATCTCTTCACAGAAGCTACTAGATCTGTTGACTACCAAGAAAACTAAGGATGTTAGACTTTTTGCTCAACTAGAAGATATCCACAGTTTAAGACTGTTATTTTTGAAATGCTCATTTATTTTGTCCTCAAATGATAGTAGTGCAAAGTGTAGAATGATTAGCAAATATGCCTCCGGCTTAATACAAGATGAGGAAAGCTGGATTCCTCCGCGTCATAGCACACGACTGTAAAGCTCACTTTGAGCCTTTTGCTCAAGTTATATATAGTTATCCTTCTTATTAATAAATTTCTATcctttcagaaaaaaaaaaaaaaaagagtcaattTGGTCAACGGTAGTATATGGCAATTATTGGATGCAAAATCAGGATTTCCCCGGCTATTGCGGGTGTGGCTGGTGGGGGTGGGGGCTGAATTCGTAATTCCATGCGCCCCTGTTCACCccaagccaagaaaagaaacaaaaaggaaagcACCTTTGTAGCTCCATTAGAGGCAAAGACAGCAGTATCCGCCTCcctaaagaaaggaaaagggaagGATCATTCAGACATCGAGCAACGTAGCAGGGGTTGGTTGCCCGTGATTTTATACTAAGTAGTCTATAATTTACTTTTGAGGATTTGGTGGTAACATGATGTTTCAAATCAATATAGGACACTGCAACGGTTCACGGCCACTTATCTCAGAATAGGCACCATGTAAGCCGCATGGAATTTCATAGGAAACaataattgacaaaaaaaaaaaaaacagatggATTATTCTCTACCTCTCTGGAATCTACATTGTGGACTTAGACTACTTCCACCACCACCCCCACAATTTACTATGTACTTGAGAGTTCAAATCTATAGAGCCTAATAAATGAGTAGACTTCTGATAGACTGAGTCTGTATATCTAAATTCATGGCCCCTATGACCTCGAGTCTGTGAATTTGTTTAGCACAAATAGATAGGATAACCAGTTGCCCTTGAAGTAAGCAGAGTGCAAACGAGAGCTTTAGGTGATTATTAAAATGGCAAGTCAACTTGGTAACATGGCTCAAAGCCACGGTCGCGGTCGTGATCGTGGCCCAGACTGTTCCATATCGGTCGCGGTTCTCGGCAAGacacaaatttttgaaatatttaatattctaaaaattgtaaaaaaaaatatgataaacaaaaataataaaaaattagcaaaaataataaaaattcgagttGACTCAAGATAACTCGAGTGACTCGGCCGTTTCTATCAGTCTCGAGGACATCTCGATCGAGTTTTTGATGATTCATTATCTCGTAATCATCCTGTCCCGGTGTCAAAACGGAAAACCCCATCACAGtaatgactcggccgagtctttgaaccatgCTTGGTAAAGAGAAAATAGTTACAGCTTGATGTTGATTTTTAGTAGAGAATCCAtactttatttgaaattttcgCCATAACAAATAAGTCAGTTGCATTAGAAAACAGATAATACCAGCTCAAGCCATTATTATGCCACGCCCAGAAATCCTTTCGGGGGAAATCATGCTCTGCAGATGTATGTGTATGCACTCGTATAATTATAATTTCCGAGCCTAGCATATAAGACTCAAGTATCATAATGATGGAGATGCACGTTTCTGGCAGCCAATGATTCTGTTGAGAGATGCCAAGACATGCCAGCCAACCTTTTAACGCATAAACAACATAGTAGTATAATGCAGGGCATCAGATGCTTTAATTCTGGACTCTTCCACAGAAATTTAAACCATTCCTCGCTATAATATAGAAGACACAAGCATCACAGTCCTGGCTTTTGATTAACTCGCTGTAATGATCTTTTTCATATCCTTGTATTATAGGACTAGGAAACAGTACTTGGAACCACAATTAATCACCAATCCTAACTTCAACCTCCAAATGGTCGATATGCAGTAGTTGAAGAATGACATACTTTCGAGGCTTTACCTAGTAGCACAAACAGGATAGCTCAACCATGTACAAATTTCTCAAACCCAATCGCGTCCCTAAGATGACCTTTTAGCAGTAAAATAACGAACATCCGACCAAACAACCCACTTTATACCAATTGCAAGAAGAGTGAGCAGGTCCtacaagagatgaaagaaaTTCTGACTGCATATATTGCTATCATTAAGAATCTGATAGTAGATATTAGAAAGCTAAAAACGCATATAGTAGAAAAATATATGAATAAATTAGTCTGCAATCAAAATTTCCTAACATCAGGAAAGCCCAGAAACCATACATCTTCTGGGCACATATTATGGGGTTATACCATATCAGTACAAAAGTGATACATGAGCCTCACGCTAAAAGGCCGCTCTCCATCACACCACATTCCCAACATTGTAAAACAGATGAGTCCATTCTCCATGAAAACTGATTTCAAAAAAAGTTATATACAAAGTTTCTCCTAGGAATCCAAGCATTCATCGACTCTCTCAAACATTTCTAAAGAATGATGCAAATTGCTCGGCATGGTAGCATGATCCCAACAGTGACACACTCCCAATCATGAATTGTCAAATAAAACTATCCATGAGGTGCCACCTAGCTGCATCCAAAAACCCTTTACAGGAATGACATTCAAGTCATCCATTCAAATCAGCCACTTTCCCTCATGCAATTCCCAGGCAAAAGAAATCTGTACTTGTCAGCACTCTCCAAAAGATAAGCCGGCAAATGGACAGCTGAGTAAGAATGGGGTATAGGTCCCATCTTCCCTATAATTTCCTTGAATGTGTACTCTTCAGGAAGCATGTCAAATAGGTCAGCCCCTTTGCAGATAACTCTCTGCACTCTTTTAGGGTTAAGAAAATGCGAGAATCTCACCCTGTCAAAGTGGCTATAAGCCTTCATCTTGAATATGAACTCGCTTATATGGCGGAAGCAAAAGCTGCAGTGCCAACCAGCATCAGCCAGGATTACTTCAGCTTGGCGATAATGCGCATACCTTGTCTTTCCAAATTGGTATCTATGGATTGAAGCTCTCCAGCTATTGTTATCCACAAAAAACTCAAATGAGTACAGATAATTTTTCAGTCGAAGGTGAAGGACTTGAGGTATGTCATCGCACCATCTCAAAAGATTGATGGTGTGTCTGCTTGGTATCTCATCAACATCTGACATTATTAACAAGTCATCATCCTGAATACCAGCCTTTTTGAGAAGATAATCTAATGCCAGTCGCTGATATGCCTCTTCAATAAATGGATTTTCTCCTTTTCTAAATCTCCCTGGAATTTGCCCATAAGTCAATCGTGATTCAACAAACTTAAACTGCTCACGATTACTATTAAAGACCAAAGGCTTTGGTAATCCCGTGAACGTTGAATTCGACTCAAGCAGGACAAATTCTGTTACATAAGGGTAAAGTTCCTTCCATCGAACAGTTAGGAGATCAATCTCATTACTGAACAGAACTGCATCAAAGACACGCCTTGGGTACTCTCGGATTCCCCAACCATGAAGTCTACATAGATTCTCCATCGATACATTTTCGTGGTAATAATGAGGGATTTCATGGAAAGGTTGAGGAGGTTTTTCCCACAATGGCCGTAGAAAGTATGTGATCTTCTGACCATGTACATATATAAAAAAGACGCATGTCGGGACTAAAATTAATAGAAAGATATAGGTCTTCAAATCCAGCCCACGCAAGATACATTTTAGTCTTGTCATGCTCAAAGCCCGACCAGAGTCCTGCAAGAAACCAATAGGCGATATTTTAGATTCTGACAAAATAAAACCTTCAGAAATATATCCAAGTTCCTAAAGCAGAAAATGAATCATATCACATGAAATCATCAACATATAAAAAGAGCCTCAATGGCTGAGGATGACCTAACAATTACTCGAGAACAAACAGCAAAACAAGTTTCCTGCAGAACTTGATGCTCCgtaatcaaaaattaaaaataaaaaaaaaagtacaaaatgCAGAAAATGAGCATGGAAATTTCAAAATCGAATTTTTAGAATAAAGCTGGATAGCCTCCCCATGGCAAAGGTTGTGGAGAGTGAAGGAGGCtccataaataaaataaaataaaaaacatgaTATTATCTTTGGGTCTGTATAAGAAGATGCCAATTTCAATTAACCAAAAAACCCCCAAACTTTCATTTAGCAGATCATTCATTTAACAAAATAAGGAAGAAGCATACAGTCATTTAATCAACAGTTCCAGGAAGCCCCCGCTTCCGATAGACCTAAGAAATGACGAAAGGAAGGGGCCTTTGCTAGCCAAAAGGATTCAAAGAGTGAACAAAGAATTGAATCTCAGATTTTAACTCCTACAGTGGAGGATataaaataaacatgaaataaaaCAGTTACCTTAAAAGGGATTGTTAGAAAGAAAATTTATGCTTTTTTCTAagagacacaaaaaaaaaattgaatttttagtATCCCCTTCCAATTTTCTCACACCCAAAGAAAAAAGGATAAGtcattaaaaggaaaaaaacccAGACGCAAAAATTCATGAACAGCCCAGAAGCAGAACCAACAATGCCAACAAAAAAAAGGACCgaaaaaacagcaaaaaaaCTGAAGAAGTAGCCATGGATCGGAACATCAATCAGTCCATAAAACGAAAAGGGTTAACagaaaaaaattgtaaaaaaaataaataaaataaaataaaaataaagacttTACCTCGTCACTGGCACCACCGCAGTTATCATCGCTCTTCTTGGAACAATAATGAGATCCCCCTTCCGCCACCTTACAAACTTTTTCCCAAATTTTGGATAAACTCCACATATTTCTCCACTTCCCTCTCCTTCAATATAAATACGATATAGTATCTACTACTATTTTTGGCAAAATTAATATCTATCACAGAAAATTTGGCTCTTGGGGTTCACAGATCAAGCCCCCAAAAATCCCACAACACCAATGAGATCTCCCCACCCCAAGTAAATAGATATTTAGTTTAGCTTCAGCGCCCACACCCTAAATTTTCTCAGACCCCctaaatattttctttttcggAAAATACAAGGTGGTATTCTTTTTAATCTCCTATAGACGATaccaatcaaataaaataaaagaatttttgaagcaaaagaaaatcaaaCACGAAATGGGATTGGAAAAGGAAATTGGAACCAAGGGACCAAACCGGAAAGAAGTATGAATTGTCGTTAGAGATGGGTTGGCCGTGCCTTGCTGTTTAATAGGTGGTGGCAGTTGTAAAGATTTCAAGGAAGCCGTTTCTCTTGTCTTCTACCCCACTGCTCTGCATTTATATTTTCGAATGAGGAGAGCATTTTGTTTTTGCTGTTGACCAAACTGTCCACGGATTGATTGCTTCTTGATCAATTTTCTATGGGTTTCTTGGTCATTTTACCTGCGAGAATTCCTGGACTGGGTACTCGGGGAACTTTTCTCATCTCTCATACGCGTCCATTGACTGGCTCAAGAGACTGTGTCGCGTGTATCGTGTACTTGTTCGCTAAGAATTAGTAGTACGAAATGAGAGGATTAGTAGTAAACGAGCAAGCTTTATATTTCCGTTCGAGAGGGTACGGTACTCGGTTTAATATGtagattaatcttatatacactattaTTGTTAGATATATAATATATgtacaaaattttaattttacatgTCATCCATTTAATTGTAATCGTGTATGCACTGATAGTGTTAAAAAATTTATGTATTTGAATGGACTAATTGACGAACAGAATCTCAGCAGAATTAAAAACAAATTTATGTTAAAAAATTTATGTATTAGAATTAAAAATTTATGTATTTGAATGGactaaaaaggattttttgtttttttagccaaaaacaaattttttcttGTGCATTGCTACAATTGCTTTTTTTTCTCTAACGAAGAGTAAGAgtgagatttaaaaaaaaaaaaaaaaaaaaaaaggaagcatATTGAACTCGAAGGGGGTCCACTA
This portion of the Coffea eugenioides isolate CCC68of chromosome 11, Ceug_1.0, whole genome shotgun sequence genome encodes:
- the LOC113752742 gene encoding uncharacterized protein LOC113752742, coding for MVLQSQPYPQVGYAYTYGDEHYKNGYQHQDDYYSKHGYAQQQDYCSENAYYNSGSSMQQVKPYPNIATPHHHEVGYQGYGQQHSINGDGYGNHHKYNDYNSHGYDKHSTGKHHMTDGLYGKLHGYDHHDNHGYPAGYPNGPSNTYETVSSSYYAEGRVRHPTSCQHLNQQNWPSNAAQWIAKSLDD
- the LOC113751799 gene encoding beta-1,4-mannosyl-glycoprotein 4-beta-N-acetylglucosaminyltransferase is translated as MWSLSKIWEKVCKVAEGGSHYCSKKSDDNCGGASDEDSGRALSMTRLKCILRGLDLKTYIFLLILVPTCVFFIYVHGQKITYFLRPLWEKPPQPFHEIPHYYHENVSMENLCRLHGWGIREYPRRVFDAVLFSNEIDLLTVRWKELYPYVTEFVLLESNSTFTGLPKPLVFNSNREQFKFVESRLTYGQIPGRFRKGENPFIEEAYQRLALDYLLKKAGIQDDDLLIMSDVDEIPSRHTINLLRWCDDIPQVLHLRLKNYLYSFEFFVDNNSWRASIHRYQFGKTRYAHYRQAEVILADAGWHCSFCFRHISEFIFKMKAYSHFDRVRFSHFLNPKRVQRVICKGADLFDMLPEEYTFKEIIGKMGPIPHSYSAVHLPAYLLESADKYRFLLPGNCMRESG